A genomic window from Synechococcus sp. CBW1107 includes:
- the ruvB gene encoding Holliday junction branch migration DNA helicase RuvB → MAIVSSAAGSGAQPPPRLLDPRQRSTGPSQDPLTAEEEAPLPNREDGLRPRRLSDYIGQSELKQVLGIAVEATRQRAEALDHVLLYGPPGLGKTTMALVLAEELGVRCRITSAPALERPRDIIGLLVNLRPNEVLFIDEIHRLNRVAEELLYPAMEDFRLDLTVGRGTTARTRAVPLAPFTLVGATTRAGALSSPLRDRFGLIQRLEFYTVEDLRAIVERAAGLIGLVLEAEAAIEVARRCRGTPRIANRLLRRVRDVASVQGEARIGPALVAEALSLHRVDARGLDASDRRLLELLLSGYGGGPVGLDTLAAGLGEDPITLETVVEPFLLQLGFLQRTPRGRVATEAARRHLGWPEAA, encoded by the coding sequence ATGGCGATTGTCTCCTCCGCAGCCGGATCCGGCGCCCAGCCGCCCCCACGGCTGCTGGATCCGCGCCAGCGGTCAACCGGTCCCAGCCAGGATCCGCTGACGGCCGAAGAGGAAGCCCCACTGCCCAACCGGGAGGACGGGCTGCGGCCGCGCCGCCTGAGTGATTACATCGGCCAGAGCGAGCTCAAGCAGGTGCTGGGCATCGCCGTGGAGGCCACGCGCCAGCGGGCCGAAGCCCTCGATCACGTGTTGCTCTACGGCCCCCCCGGCCTGGGCAAGACCACCATGGCCCTGGTGCTGGCCGAGGAACTGGGGGTGCGCTGCCGCATCACCAGCGCACCGGCCCTGGAGCGCCCGCGCGACATCATCGGTCTGCTGGTGAACCTGCGCCCGAACGAGGTGCTGTTCATCGATGAGATTCACCGGCTGAACCGTGTGGCCGAGGAACTGCTCTATCCGGCGATGGAGGACTTCCGCCTCGATCTCACCGTGGGCAGGGGCACCACGGCCCGCACCCGGGCGGTGCCGCTCGCCCCCTTCACCCTGGTGGGCGCCACCACGCGGGCCGGTGCCCTCAGTTCACCGCTGCGCGACCGCTTCGGGCTGATCCAGCGGCTGGAGTTCTACACCGTCGAGGACCTGCGGGCGATCGTCGAGCGGGCCGCCGGGCTGATCGGTCTGGTGCTGGAGGCCGAGGCGGCCATCGAGGTGGCCCGCCGCTGCCGCGGCACGCCCAGGATCGCCAACCGCCTGCTGCGGCGGGTGCGCGATGTGGCCAGTGTTCAGGGGGAAGCGCGCATCGGGCCGGCCCTGGTGGCCGAGGCCCTCAGCCTGCACCGGGTGGATGCCCGCGGCCTCGATGCCAGCGATCGCCGTCTTCTGGAGTTGCTGCTCAGTGGCTATGGCGGTGGTCCCGTCGGCCTCGACACCCTGGCCGCCGGTCTCGGCGAAGACCCGATCACCCTGGAAACCGTTGTGGAGCCGTTTCTGCTCCAGCTCGGCTTCCTGCAACGCACCCCCCGGGGGCGCGTGGCCACCGAGGCGGCTCGGCGCCATCTGGGCTGGCCGGAGGCCGCCTGA